ATTATCTTCTACAATCAGCACTGTAGACCGATTGTCCTTATTTTCCGTCTCTCCAACAGGAACTTCATTCATCGTGTCTATTTCAACTACCGGTTCCGGTGTTAAGGTTATTGTCATATCCTGAACGATCGGCAAAGTCAGACAGAAGGTGTTATTCTCTTCTCCTTTTCCCATGGCCAGAGTCCCCTGATGCAGTTCGGCCAATGAACGGGAAAGAGCTAAGCCAATCCCTGTTCCGGTAGTCACTTTTCCGTCTTCTTTCTCATTAAAACGAACGAAAGGTTTGAAAATTTCCTCTTTCATCTCATTAGGGATAATCACTCCATCATTCTCTGTACGAATACGGAATGAATTATTATTATCCGCTTCCGGCACCTCCAAAGATATATGTACGTAGCTTTCAGCATACTTCACCCCATTGTTCAACAGATTACTGATAATCTTCGTAAACGCCTCCCGGTTCACATGTGCATAGAAGTCCTTTTCAGGCACTTGCAAGGTGAACTCCAAACCTTTTTGTTTGGCAAGGGAAGTGAAACGTACATGAGTCTCCTTCAAGACCTCCGTTACATTACATTTCGCAAAATTCAAACGGAATCCCTGACTTTCCGTTTTACGGAAGTCAAGCAACTGATTAGTCAGGTTCAACAATCGTTCCGTATTCTGTTTCATTACATTCAGGTCTTCCCGCGTTTCCGCATCGACCCGTTTCTTTAATATAATGTTCTCCAACGGACCTTTAATCAATGTTAGCGGTGTACGTATCTCATGGGCCACATTCGTAAAGAAATCAATCTTTGCATAGTAAACTTCACGCTCCTTCTCCTGCTCGAATTTCTCCATCTGCCGGCGATGTTTCCTATTACTGCGTCTCTTGAAATACACAACAATTTGTAAAGAACAGCCGATAATCAGCAAAGCATACGCACAGTACGCCCACATAGAAAGATAGAAAGGAGGAAGAATATGTACTTCCAATACCACCTCATCGTCACTCCATACTCCATCACTATTGGAAACCTTCACCCGGAAGGTATAATCACCATATCGAAGATTAGAATAGGTAACAATAGGACTTTCTCCAATGGTCAGCCAGTCCGTATCAAAGCCTTCCAGCTTATACATAATCCGACTTGTCTTAGGAGCCTGAAAATCCAATGCTGCCACCCGGAAAGAAAAAGAGTTCTGATTAGACTGGAGAACAAGCTGATCAGAGAAAGTAATACTCTTTTCTAGCGGGGAACCCGGTTCACCGGCATATACTTCCTTTCCAAACAAGAAGAAATCAGTAATTACAATAGACGGAAGAGACTTGTTCTCGGAGAAATTCTTGGGATTAAAGGCTATAAAACCATCGATGCTACCCAAATAAATCGTACCATCCTCGGTTTCCAAGCTTGAACGATAATTAAACTGGTCGCCCAACAAGCCATTGGAGGTGGTATATACCTTCTTCATTCCGGTAGTAGGTTGAAAGCAGACCAAACCGTTGTTAGTTGTCAACCACAAAAAACCTTCTTTGTCCTCCACAATCTGGTATACAACATCGTTCGGCAGTCCCTCCGACAAAGTATAATTGGCAAATGTGTCCGTATCCGGCTGAAAACGACAAAAGCCTCCTCCTTGAGTGGTCAGCCAAATTTGCCGGTGAGAGTCTTCAAAGATACTTAATACCTTATCATACGGGAGACTCTTCGGATTATTTTCATCATGCAAATAGTTTTTCCATTTCTTTTCGCTCACATTGTAACAATAAGCCCCATTTGCATAGGTTGCCAGCCATAGATTGCCTCCGGAATCTTCCTTTATATCATATACAAACTTGCCGTTCAGTTCCGATATCCGGTCAAAATCATCAGACTGTTTATTATATCTTAGCAAACCGAACAAAGTTCCCAAGTAAATATCACCGGTCGTTGTACAGTAAATAGAGAAAACACTATTATCCATCAATGAACGGGGAGAATCTGTTTTCTGATAGGTTTTCACAATAGCTCCCGTACGTGTATCCACTACTTTCACTCCTTTTGAGAAGGTTCCCACCCAAAGATAATCGCCAACCAAGCACAAACCATGCACATTGGTAAAAGCACTGCTGGGCGTAAAGAAGGAGAAAGTTTTGGTCTTAGGGTTGAAACGGTTCAAGCCACCATCTTCCGTACCAATCCACAGAATACCCTGATTATCCTGGCAAAACTCACGTACTCGTTTGCCATGCAAACCATTATCAGTTCCTTTGGGATAATATTTCTCGAAATACGTATAAAAACGAGGATAGTAGTTCACACCTCCAAAATAAGAACCGATCCAAATGCCACCCTCGCGATCCTTACATAAGGAATAAATAGCATTGTCGGACAAGGAATAAGGATCATTGATCGAACTGCGCAAATGAACGTATTTACCCGTTCGGAGATTATAAATATAAAGTCCCGATTCTGTGCCAATCCACAATTCGTTATCAGAAGCGACCAACAACTCACGACAAAAAACAGACTCTCCATTTTCATCTTCTGAAAGCAAGTCATGCAATTTGTTAGAAGTCAGGTTCAGTTCTTTTACTCCTCCCTTTAAAGAGCCTATATATAAACAATTATATGCTCCTTTCACCAAGCCTATCACAACATCATTTTCATAAGTTTTTTGATTGTCTACAGGTGAAACATAAGGATGAAGGGTTTTCAGACGGTCTTTCGAATAGAAAAGCCCGTCACCATAGCATGCAATCCAAAGGGTTCCGCTATTATCGAAAACAAAAGACTGCACATTGGTGGAGATAAAAGAAAAGTTCTTCAATGTATGGTTCCGGAGTTTTCCTTCCTCCAGATCATAACAAAATAGTCCCTGCGACTCTACCGCTACCCAAATACACCCTTTGTTGTCTCCGGAGATTGCAGTTACAGTACGTTCTATTTTCGTGTTTTCTGCGCTCAAATCAGCAAAATACCGAAAAGAATCTTTTTCCGGGTTATAAATATAAAGTCCTACGTCCGTACCTACCCAGATATTTCCTTTCGCATCCTCATATAGAGCTGTAATAAAATTATTACCAATGCTCCGCTGTGTACGGTCATCATGTTTGAATTTGCGGAATGACAAACCGTCATATCTATTCAAACCATCTTTTGTGCCGAACCACATAAAGCCTTGCCTATCCTGCAAAATCGCATTGACCGTATTTTGAGATAATCCGTTCTGTACACTAAGATTTTTGAAATAATAATGCTCGTCCGCCATTTGCGCATGGCAGCCGATCTGATAGCCGATTAAACAGATTAAAAATATGAGAACTTTCTTCATAAATATACGTATTTTCCATCCTTCCGTTAGCG
The Bacteroides caecimuris DNA segment above includes these coding regions:
- a CDS encoding two-component regulator propeller domain-containing protein, producing MKKVLIFLICLIGYQIGCHAQMADEHYYFKNLSVQNGLSQNTVNAILQDRQGFMWFGTKDGLNRYDGLSFRKFKHDDRTQRSIGNNFITALYEDAKGNIWVGTDVGLYIYNPEKDSFRYFADLSAENTKIERTVTAISGDNKGCIWVAVESQGLFCYDLEEGKLRNHTLKNFSFISTNVQSFVFDNSGTLWIACYGDGLFYSKDRLKTLHPYVSPVDNQKTYENDVVIGLVKGAYNCLYIGSLKGGVKELNLTSNKLHDLLSEDENGESVFCRELLVASDNELWIGTESGLYIYNLRTGKYVHLRSSINDPYSLSDNAIYSLCKDREGGIWIGSYFGGVNYYPRFYTYFEKYYPKGTDNGLHGKRVREFCQDNQGILWIGTEDGGLNRFNPKTKTFSFFTPSSAFTNVHGLCLVGDYLWVGTFSKGVKVVDTRTGAIVKTYQKTDSPRSLMDNSVFSIYCTTTGDIYLGTLFGLLRYNKQSDDFDRISELNGKFVYDIKEDSGGNLWLATYANGAYCYNVSEKKWKNYLHDENNPKSLPYDKVLSIFEDSHRQIWLTTQGGGFCRFQPDTDTFANYTLSEGLPNDVVYQIVEDKEGFLWLTTNNGLVCFQPTTGMKKVYTTSNGLLGDQFNYRSSLETEDGTIYLGSIDGFIAFNPKNFSENKSLPSIVITDFFLFGKEVYAGEPGSPLEKSITFSDQLVLQSNQNSFSFRVAALDFQAPKTSRIMYKLEGFDTDWLTIGESPIVTYSNLRYGDYTFRVKVSNSDGVWSDDEVVLEVHILPPFYLSMWAYCAYALLIIGCSLQIVVYFKRRSNRKHRRQMEKFEQEKEREVYYAKIDFFTNVAHEIRTPLTLIKGPLENIILKKRVDAETREDLNVMKQNTERLLNLTNQLLDFRKTESQGFRLNFAKCNVTEVLKETHVRFTSLAKQKGLEFTLQVPEKDFYAHVNREAFTKIISNLLNNGVKYAESYVHISLEVPEADNNNSFRIRTENDGVIIPNEMKEEIFKPFVRFNEKEDGKVTTGTGIGLALSRSLAELHQGTLAMGKGEENNTFCLTLPIVQDMTITLTPEPVVEIDTMNEVPVGETENKDNRSTVLIVEDNPDMLAFVVRQLSREYTVLTATNGAEALQVLDGNYVNLVVSDVVMPVMDGFELCKTIKSDLNYSHIPVILLTAKTNIQSKIEGMELGADAYLEKPFSVEYLQACVSNLIQNREKLRKAFAQSPFVAANTMALTKADEDFIKKLNEVILTNYSNPEFSMDDMADSLNMSRSNFYRKMKGVLDLSPNEYLRLERLKKAAQLLKEGEKQVNEICYMVGFSSPSYFAKCFQKQFGVLPKNFMS